A stretch of the Paramormyrops kingsleyae isolate MSU_618 chromosome 16, PKINGS_0.4, whole genome shotgun sequence genome encodes the following:
- the slc39a10 gene encoding zinc transporter ZIP10 isoform X4, translated as MCSLPGSLVHPSFYLEVPSSLDVMKVCLLCLLTVLLQQGSPSHVHKSQARHGHPHGAHIHDSLRMSQTAGSSGHPHQGLGPSEAVNEQNFYIQQLFIRYGNQDQLDFNGFQSLLLSLGLGQVRLLGLEHENLGHDHVAHLDMLDVQEGLHTHSPHGEVHSLPRSEPEHNRTTAQPSPCRPGEARATESPGASPGGESGPELESEHHGTHENDGDQRSDERKEPVRHPHHHRHLGEHQEPEGAGLQPSADPPDAQSGRPKKPNKNKGPRTKARGLGSQEHDHKQRQQHDPKHNPDQAHDHEHDHEPSQDRDHIQDHNHDHSHEPSQDRDHIQDHNHDHDQGQDSRHDRDEDHDHVHRHNKRHLSKRSAPVRNIEAIHNEDVTHQHEECLNLTQLLYYYGLSPDALISPTQFSYLCPALLYQIDSRVCIRHYHQVELQPSALQPTHSVWTWVWGFVSITIISLLSLLGVLLVPIINQSCFKFLLTFLVALAVGTLSGDALLHLLPHSQGEHDHDHSGEGEGEEEADLATKFDGVWKGLTALAGIYLLFIIEHCIGMFKHYRDQQQSWCSSSRKLEEANIGRKLSDHQMNRRSDVELMHLKPLPAAGADSSASSLGDPQSNPKTSSPQEEESSVRESTKKAKVKMHGHAHGHGHAHGHAHHCHSDQEMKDAGIASIAWMVIMGDGMHNFSDGLAIGAAFSANVTGGISTSVAVFCHELPHELGDFAVLLKAGMSVKQAIVYNLLSALMAYVGMLIGTAVGQYTHNVTSWIFAITAGMFLYVALVDMLPEMLHGDSEDYKRCQMGHFLLQNLGMLSGFAIMLLIAIFEERIVLDFDL; from the exons ATGTGCAGCCTTCCTGGCAGTCTTGTCCACCCATCGTTTTATTTGGAG GTGCCCAGCAGTCTGGACGTCATGAAGGTCTGCCTGCTCTGTCTGCTCACCGTCCTGCTCCAGCAGGGCTCCCCCAGCCACGTCCACAAGAGCCAGGCCCGTCACGGGCACCCCCACGGCGCGCACATCCACGATAGCCTGCGGATGTCCCAGACAGCGGGATCCAGCGGGCACCCCCACCAGGGCTTGGGCCCCAGTGAGGCTGTCAATGAGCAGAACTTCTACATCCAGCAACTCTTCATTCGCTATGGAAATCAGGACCAGTTGGACTTCAATGGTTTTCAGAGCCTGCTGCTGAGCCTGGGGCTGGGCCAGGTCCGGCTGCTGGGCCTGGAACACGAGAACCTGGGGCACGATCATGTAGCCCATCTGGACATGCTGGATGTCCAGGAGGGCCTCCACACCCACAGCCCGCATGGTGAAGTGCACTCCCTGCCACGCTCCGAGCCAGAACACAACCGCACTACGGCTCAGCCCTCCCCTTGCAGGCCCGGAGAAGCGAGGGCCACCGAAAGCCCGGGTGCCTCACCAGGAGGCGAGTCTGGTCCTGAACTTGAGAGCGAACATCACGGTACACATGAAAATGACGGAGATCAGAGGAGCGACGAGCGAAAAGAGCCAGTACGGCACCCGCATCACCACAGGCATCTTGGGGAGCATCAGGAGCCGGAGGGAGCAGGACTGCAGCCATCTGCCGACCCCCCGGACGCCCAGAGCGGGAGGCCCAAGAAGCCCAACAAGAACAAAGGGCCTCGCACCAAAGCCAGGGGCCTCGGGAGTCAGGAACACGACCACAAACAAAGACAACAGCATGACCCCAAACATAACCCAGACCAAGCTCATGACCACGAGCATGATCACGAACCCAGCCAAGACAGAGACCACATCCAAGACCATAACCACGACCACAGCCATGAACCTAGCCAAGACAGAGACCACATCCAAGACCATAATCATGACCATGACCAAGGCCAAGACAGTCGCCATGACCGTGATGAAGATCACGATCATGTCCACCGGCATAACAAGCGCCACCTTAGCAAGCGGTCAGCCCCTGTCAGGAACATTGAGGCCATCCATAATGAAGACGTCACACACCAGCATGAAGAG tgtCTCAACCTCACACAGCTCCTGTACTACTACGGCCTGAGCCCGGACGCGCTCATCTCCCCTACCCAGTTCTCCTACCTGTGCCCGGCGCTGCTCTACCAGATTGACAGCCGTGTCTGTATCAGGCACTACCACCAGGTGGAGCTCCAGCCCTCGGCCCTGCAGCCGACCCACTCAG TGTGGACATGGGTCTGGGGCTTTGTCTCTATCACCATCATCAGCCTTCTCTCTCTGCTGGGTGTGCTCCTGGTGCCCATCATCAACCAATCCTGCTTCAAGTTCCTGCTCACCTTCCTGGTGGCGCTGGCGGTGGGCACCCTGAGCGGCGACGCACTGCTCCACCTGCTGCCACAT TCCCAGGGGGAGCACGACCACGACCAcagcggggagggggagggggaggaggaggccgACCTCGCTACCAAGTTCGACGGGGTGTGGAAAGGTCTCACCGCACTGGCCGGGATCTACCTTCTCTTCATCATTGAGCACTGCATCGGCATGTTCAAGCACTACAGGGACCAGCAG CAGAGCTGGTGCAGCTCCAGCAGGAAGTTGGAGGAGGCCAACATTGGGCGAAAGCTGTCAGACCATCAGATGAACCGGCGCTCCGATGTGGAGTTGATGCACCTGAAGCCGCTGCCTGCTGCCG GGGCTGACAGCTCTGCATCATCACTGGGGGACCCGCAGAGCAATCCCAAGACCTCCAGCCCCCAGGAGGAGGAGTCTTCTGTCCGCGAGAGCACCAAGAAGGCCAAGGTTAAGATGCATGGCCACGCCCATGGCCATGGCCACGCCCACGGCCACGCCCACCACTGCCACTCAGACCAGGAAATGAAGGATGCTGGCATAGCGAGCATCGCCTGGATGGTCATCATGGGTGATGGCATGCACAACTTCAGCGACGGGCTGGCCATAG GGGCTGCATTCAGCGCAAATGTGACCGGGGGCATCAGCACTTCCGTGGCTGTGTTCTGCCATGAGCTGCCTCACGAGCTGG GGGACTTCGCTGTGCTGCTGAAGGCCGGCATGTCCGTGAAGCAGGCCATCGTCTACAACCTGCTCTCGGCCCTCATGGCCTACGTGGGCATGCTGATCGGCACGGCCGTCGGCCAGTACACCCATAATGTCACCAGCTGGATCTTTGCCATCACCGCTGGGATGTTCCTGTATGTGGCTCTGGTGGACATG CTCCCAGAGATGCTACATGGCGACAGCGAGGACTACAAGCGCTGCCAGATGGGCCACTTCCTGCTGCAGAACCTGGGCATGTTGAGTGGCTTTGCCATCATGCTGCTCATCGCCATATTTGAAGAGCGCATCGTGCTGGACTTCGACCTCTAG
- the slc39a10 gene encoding zinc transporter ZIP10 isoform X2, protein MKDLLRPPARAPQHMTWKLSQECGRSWTWRESLQPLGDDQPVPSSLDVMKVCLLCLLTVLLQQGSPSHVHKSQARHGHPHGAHIHDSLRMSQTAGSSGHPHQGLGPSEAVNEQNFYIQQLFIRYGNQDQLDFNGFQSLLLSLGLGQVRLLGLEHENLGHDHVAHLDMLDVQEGLHTHSPHGEVHSLPRSEPEHNRTTAQPSPCRPGEARATESPGASPGGESGPELESEHHGTHENDGDQRSDERKEPVRHPHHHRHLGEHQEPEGAGLQPSADPPDAQSGRPKKPNKNKGPRTKARGLGSQEHDHKQRQQHDPKHNPDQAHDHEHDHEPSQDRDHIQDHNHDHSHEPSQDRDHIQDHNHDHDQGQDSRHDRDEDHDHVHRHNKRHLSKRSAPVRNIEAIHNEDVTHQHEECLNLTQLLYYYGLSPDALISPTQFSYLCPALLYQIDSRVCIRHYHQVELQPSALQPTHSVWTWVWGFVSITIISLLSLLGVLLVPIINQSCFKFLLTFLVALAVGTLSGDALLHLLPHSQGEHDHDHSGEGEGEEEADLATKFDGVWKGLTALAGIYLLFIIEHCIGMFKHYRDQQSWCSSSRKLEEANIGRKLSDHQMNRRSDVELMHLKPLPAAGADSSASSLGDPQSNPKTSSPQEEESSVRESTKKAKVKMHGHAHGHGHAHGHAHHCHSDQEMKDAGIASIAWMVIMGDGMHNFSDGLAIGAAFSANVTGGISTSVAVFCHELPHELGDFAVLLKAGMSVKQAIVYNLLSALMAYVGMLIGTAVGQYTHNVTSWIFAITAGMFLYVALVDMLPEMLHGDSEDYKRCQMGHFLLQNLGMLSGFAIMLLIAIFEERIVLDFDL, encoded by the exons ATGAAGGATCTGCTGCGGCCCCCAGCTAGAGCTCCTCAGCACATGACCTGGAAGCTGAGCCAAGAATGTGGGCGATCCTGGACCTGGAGAGAGAGCCTGCAGCCTCTCGGTGATGATCAGCCA GTGCCCAGCAGTCTGGACGTCATGAAGGTCTGCCTGCTCTGTCTGCTCACCGTCCTGCTCCAGCAGGGCTCCCCCAGCCACGTCCACAAGAGCCAGGCCCGTCACGGGCACCCCCACGGCGCGCACATCCACGATAGCCTGCGGATGTCCCAGACAGCGGGATCCAGCGGGCACCCCCACCAGGGCTTGGGCCCCAGTGAGGCTGTCAATGAGCAGAACTTCTACATCCAGCAACTCTTCATTCGCTATGGAAATCAGGACCAGTTGGACTTCAATGGTTTTCAGAGCCTGCTGCTGAGCCTGGGGCTGGGCCAGGTCCGGCTGCTGGGCCTGGAACACGAGAACCTGGGGCACGATCATGTAGCCCATCTGGACATGCTGGATGTCCAGGAGGGCCTCCACACCCACAGCCCGCATGGTGAAGTGCACTCCCTGCCACGCTCCGAGCCAGAACACAACCGCACTACGGCTCAGCCCTCCCCTTGCAGGCCCGGAGAAGCGAGGGCCACCGAAAGCCCGGGTGCCTCACCAGGAGGCGAGTCTGGTCCTGAACTTGAGAGCGAACATCACGGTACACATGAAAATGACGGAGATCAGAGGAGCGACGAGCGAAAAGAGCCAGTACGGCACCCGCATCACCACAGGCATCTTGGGGAGCATCAGGAGCCGGAGGGAGCAGGACTGCAGCCATCTGCCGACCCCCCGGACGCCCAGAGCGGGAGGCCCAAGAAGCCCAACAAGAACAAAGGGCCTCGCACCAAAGCCAGGGGCCTCGGGAGTCAGGAACACGACCACAAACAAAGACAACAGCATGACCCCAAACATAACCCAGACCAAGCTCATGACCACGAGCATGATCACGAACCCAGCCAAGACAGAGACCACATCCAAGACCATAACCACGACCACAGCCATGAACCTAGCCAAGACAGAGACCACATCCAAGACCATAATCATGACCATGACCAAGGCCAAGACAGTCGCCATGACCGTGATGAAGATCACGATCATGTCCACCGGCATAACAAGCGCCACCTTAGCAAGCGGTCAGCCCCTGTCAGGAACATTGAGGCCATCCATAATGAAGACGTCACACACCAGCATGAAGAG tgtCTCAACCTCACACAGCTCCTGTACTACTACGGCCTGAGCCCGGACGCGCTCATCTCCCCTACCCAGTTCTCCTACCTGTGCCCGGCGCTGCTCTACCAGATTGACAGCCGTGTCTGTATCAGGCACTACCACCAGGTGGAGCTCCAGCCCTCGGCCCTGCAGCCGACCCACTCAG TGTGGACATGGGTCTGGGGCTTTGTCTCTATCACCATCATCAGCCTTCTCTCTCTGCTGGGTGTGCTCCTGGTGCCCATCATCAACCAATCCTGCTTCAAGTTCCTGCTCACCTTCCTGGTGGCGCTGGCGGTGGGCACCCTGAGCGGCGACGCACTGCTCCACCTGCTGCCACAT TCCCAGGGGGAGCACGACCACGACCAcagcggggagggggagggggaggaggaggccgACCTCGCTACCAAGTTCGACGGGGTGTGGAAAGGTCTCACCGCACTGGCCGGGATCTACCTTCTCTTCATCATTGAGCACTGCATCGGCATGTTCAAGCACTACAGGGACCAGCAG AGCTGGTGCAGCTCCAGCAGGAAGTTGGAGGAGGCCAACATTGGGCGAAAGCTGTCAGACCATCAGATGAACCGGCGCTCCGATGTGGAGTTGATGCACCTGAAGCCGCTGCCTGCTGCCG GGGCTGACAGCTCTGCATCATCACTGGGGGACCCGCAGAGCAATCCCAAGACCTCCAGCCCCCAGGAGGAGGAGTCTTCTGTCCGCGAGAGCACCAAGAAGGCCAAGGTTAAGATGCATGGCCACGCCCATGGCCATGGCCACGCCCACGGCCACGCCCACCACTGCCACTCAGACCAGGAAATGAAGGATGCTGGCATAGCGAGCATCGCCTGGATGGTCATCATGGGTGATGGCATGCACAACTTCAGCGACGGGCTGGCCATAG GGGCTGCATTCAGCGCAAATGTGACCGGGGGCATCAGCACTTCCGTGGCTGTGTTCTGCCATGAGCTGCCTCACGAGCTGG GGGACTTCGCTGTGCTGCTGAAGGCCGGCATGTCCGTGAAGCAGGCCATCGTCTACAACCTGCTCTCGGCCCTCATGGCCTACGTGGGCATGCTGATCGGCACGGCCGTCGGCCAGTACACCCATAATGTCACCAGCTGGATCTTTGCCATCACCGCTGGGATGTTCCTGTATGTGGCTCTGGTGGACATG CTCCCAGAGATGCTACATGGCGACAGCGAGGACTACAAGCGCTGCCAGATGGGCCACTTCCTGCTGCAGAACCTGGGCATGTTGAGTGGCTTTGCCATCATGCTGCTCATCGCCATATTTGAAGAGCGCATCGTGCTGGACTTCGACCTCTAG
- the slc39a10 gene encoding zinc transporter ZIP10 isoform X1, producing the protein MKDLLRPPARAPQHMTWKLSQECGRSWTWRESLQPLGDDQPVPSSLDVMKVCLLCLLTVLLQQGSPSHVHKSQARHGHPHGAHIHDSLRMSQTAGSSGHPHQGLGPSEAVNEQNFYIQQLFIRYGNQDQLDFNGFQSLLLSLGLGQVRLLGLEHENLGHDHVAHLDMLDVQEGLHTHSPHGEVHSLPRSEPEHNRTTAQPSPCRPGEARATESPGASPGGESGPELESEHHGTHENDGDQRSDERKEPVRHPHHHRHLGEHQEPEGAGLQPSADPPDAQSGRPKKPNKNKGPRTKARGLGSQEHDHKQRQQHDPKHNPDQAHDHEHDHEPSQDRDHIQDHNHDHSHEPSQDRDHIQDHNHDHDQGQDSRHDRDEDHDHVHRHNKRHLSKRSAPVRNIEAIHNEDVTHQHEECLNLTQLLYYYGLSPDALISPTQFSYLCPALLYQIDSRVCIRHYHQVELQPSALQPTHSVWTWVWGFVSITIISLLSLLGVLLVPIINQSCFKFLLTFLVALAVGTLSGDALLHLLPHSQGEHDHDHSGEGEGEEEADLATKFDGVWKGLTALAGIYLLFIIEHCIGMFKHYRDQQQSWCSSSRKLEEANIGRKLSDHQMNRRSDVELMHLKPLPAAGADSSASSLGDPQSNPKTSSPQEEESSVRESTKKAKVKMHGHAHGHGHAHGHAHHCHSDQEMKDAGIASIAWMVIMGDGMHNFSDGLAIGAAFSANVTGGISTSVAVFCHELPHELGDFAVLLKAGMSVKQAIVYNLLSALMAYVGMLIGTAVGQYTHNVTSWIFAITAGMFLYVALVDMLPEMLHGDSEDYKRCQMGHFLLQNLGMLSGFAIMLLIAIFEERIVLDFDL; encoded by the exons ATGAAGGATCTGCTGCGGCCCCCAGCTAGAGCTCCTCAGCACATGACCTGGAAGCTGAGCCAAGAATGTGGGCGATCCTGGACCTGGAGAGAGAGCCTGCAGCCTCTCGGTGATGATCAGCCA GTGCCCAGCAGTCTGGACGTCATGAAGGTCTGCCTGCTCTGTCTGCTCACCGTCCTGCTCCAGCAGGGCTCCCCCAGCCACGTCCACAAGAGCCAGGCCCGTCACGGGCACCCCCACGGCGCGCACATCCACGATAGCCTGCGGATGTCCCAGACAGCGGGATCCAGCGGGCACCCCCACCAGGGCTTGGGCCCCAGTGAGGCTGTCAATGAGCAGAACTTCTACATCCAGCAACTCTTCATTCGCTATGGAAATCAGGACCAGTTGGACTTCAATGGTTTTCAGAGCCTGCTGCTGAGCCTGGGGCTGGGCCAGGTCCGGCTGCTGGGCCTGGAACACGAGAACCTGGGGCACGATCATGTAGCCCATCTGGACATGCTGGATGTCCAGGAGGGCCTCCACACCCACAGCCCGCATGGTGAAGTGCACTCCCTGCCACGCTCCGAGCCAGAACACAACCGCACTACGGCTCAGCCCTCCCCTTGCAGGCCCGGAGAAGCGAGGGCCACCGAAAGCCCGGGTGCCTCACCAGGAGGCGAGTCTGGTCCTGAACTTGAGAGCGAACATCACGGTACACATGAAAATGACGGAGATCAGAGGAGCGACGAGCGAAAAGAGCCAGTACGGCACCCGCATCACCACAGGCATCTTGGGGAGCATCAGGAGCCGGAGGGAGCAGGACTGCAGCCATCTGCCGACCCCCCGGACGCCCAGAGCGGGAGGCCCAAGAAGCCCAACAAGAACAAAGGGCCTCGCACCAAAGCCAGGGGCCTCGGGAGTCAGGAACACGACCACAAACAAAGACAACAGCATGACCCCAAACATAACCCAGACCAAGCTCATGACCACGAGCATGATCACGAACCCAGCCAAGACAGAGACCACATCCAAGACCATAACCACGACCACAGCCATGAACCTAGCCAAGACAGAGACCACATCCAAGACCATAATCATGACCATGACCAAGGCCAAGACAGTCGCCATGACCGTGATGAAGATCACGATCATGTCCACCGGCATAACAAGCGCCACCTTAGCAAGCGGTCAGCCCCTGTCAGGAACATTGAGGCCATCCATAATGAAGACGTCACACACCAGCATGAAGAG tgtCTCAACCTCACACAGCTCCTGTACTACTACGGCCTGAGCCCGGACGCGCTCATCTCCCCTACCCAGTTCTCCTACCTGTGCCCGGCGCTGCTCTACCAGATTGACAGCCGTGTCTGTATCAGGCACTACCACCAGGTGGAGCTCCAGCCCTCGGCCCTGCAGCCGACCCACTCAG TGTGGACATGGGTCTGGGGCTTTGTCTCTATCACCATCATCAGCCTTCTCTCTCTGCTGGGTGTGCTCCTGGTGCCCATCATCAACCAATCCTGCTTCAAGTTCCTGCTCACCTTCCTGGTGGCGCTGGCGGTGGGCACCCTGAGCGGCGACGCACTGCTCCACCTGCTGCCACAT TCCCAGGGGGAGCACGACCACGACCAcagcggggagggggagggggaggaggaggccgACCTCGCTACCAAGTTCGACGGGGTGTGGAAAGGTCTCACCGCACTGGCCGGGATCTACCTTCTCTTCATCATTGAGCACTGCATCGGCATGTTCAAGCACTACAGGGACCAGCAG CAGAGCTGGTGCAGCTCCAGCAGGAAGTTGGAGGAGGCCAACATTGGGCGAAAGCTGTCAGACCATCAGATGAACCGGCGCTCCGATGTGGAGTTGATGCACCTGAAGCCGCTGCCTGCTGCCG GGGCTGACAGCTCTGCATCATCACTGGGGGACCCGCAGAGCAATCCCAAGACCTCCAGCCCCCAGGAGGAGGAGTCTTCTGTCCGCGAGAGCACCAAGAAGGCCAAGGTTAAGATGCATGGCCACGCCCATGGCCATGGCCACGCCCACGGCCACGCCCACCACTGCCACTCAGACCAGGAAATGAAGGATGCTGGCATAGCGAGCATCGCCTGGATGGTCATCATGGGTGATGGCATGCACAACTTCAGCGACGGGCTGGCCATAG GGGCTGCATTCAGCGCAAATGTGACCGGGGGCATCAGCACTTCCGTGGCTGTGTTCTGCCATGAGCTGCCTCACGAGCTGG GGGACTTCGCTGTGCTGCTGAAGGCCGGCATGTCCGTGAAGCAGGCCATCGTCTACAACCTGCTCTCGGCCCTCATGGCCTACGTGGGCATGCTGATCGGCACGGCCGTCGGCCAGTACACCCATAATGTCACCAGCTGGATCTTTGCCATCACCGCTGGGATGTTCCTGTATGTGGCTCTGGTGGACATG CTCCCAGAGATGCTACATGGCGACAGCGAGGACTACAAGCGCTGCCAGATGGGCCACTTCCTGCTGCAGAACCTGGGCATGTTGAGTGGCTTTGCCATCATGCTGCTCATCGCCATATTTGAAGAGCGCATCGTGCTGGACTTCGACCTCTAG
- the slc39a10 gene encoding zinc transporter ZIP10 isoform X3 — protein MISQSAIKRTILSTVASTQPRFQSVAIVPSSLDVMKVCLLCLLTVLLQQGSPSHVHKSQARHGHPHGAHIHDSLRMSQTAGSSGHPHQGLGPSEAVNEQNFYIQQLFIRYGNQDQLDFNGFQSLLLSLGLGQVRLLGLEHENLGHDHVAHLDMLDVQEGLHTHSPHGEVHSLPRSEPEHNRTTAQPSPCRPGEARATESPGASPGGESGPELESEHHGTHENDGDQRSDERKEPVRHPHHHRHLGEHQEPEGAGLQPSADPPDAQSGRPKKPNKNKGPRTKARGLGSQEHDHKQRQQHDPKHNPDQAHDHEHDHEPSQDRDHIQDHNHDHSHEPSQDRDHIQDHNHDHDQGQDSRHDRDEDHDHVHRHNKRHLSKRSAPVRNIEAIHNEDVTHQHEECLNLTQLLYYYGLSPDALISPTQFSYLCPALLYQIDSRVCIRHYHQVELQPSALQPTHSVWTWVWGFVSITIISLLSLLGVLLVPIINQSCFKFLLTFLVALAVGTLSGDALLHLLPHSQGEHDHDHSGEGEGEEEADLATKFDGVWKGLTALAGIYLLFIIEHCIGMFKHYRDQQQSWCSSSRKLEEANIGRKLSDHQMNRRSDVELMHLKPLPAAGADSSASSLGDPQSNPKTSSPQEEESSVRESTKKAKVKMHGHAHGHGHAHGHAHHCHSDQEMKDAGIASIAWMVIMGDGMHNFSDGLAIGAAFSANVTGGISTSVAVFCHELPHELGDFAVLLKAGMSVKQAIVYNLLSALMAYVGMLIGTAVGQYTHNVTSWIFAITAGMFLYVALVDMLPEMLHGDSEDYKRCQMGHFLLQNLGMLSGFAIMLLIAIFEERIVLDFDL, from the exons ATGATCAGCCA GTCAGCGATAAAGCGTACGATACTTTCTACTGTTGCATCTACACAGCCACGCTTCCAGTCTGTAGCGATT GTGCCCAGCAGTCTGGACGTCATGAAGGTCTGCCTGCTCTGTCTGCTCACCGTCCTGCTCCAGCAGGGCTCCCCCAGCCACGTCCACAAGAGCCAGGCCCGTCACGGGCACCCCCACGGCGCGCACATCCACGATAGCCTGCGGATGTCCCAGACAGCGGGATCCAGCGGGCACCCCCACCAGGGCTTGGGCCCCAGTGAGGCTGTCAATGAGCAGAACTTCTACATCCAGCAACTCTTCATTCGCTATGGAAATCAGGACCAGTTGGACTTCAATGGTTTTCAGAGCCTGCTGCTGAGCCTGGGGCTGGGCCAGGTCCGGCTGCTGGGCCTGGAACACGAGAACCTGGGGCACGATCATGTAGCCCATCTGGACATGCTGGATGTCCAGGAGGGCCTCCACACCCACAGCCCGCATGGTGAAGTGCACTCCCTGCCACGCTCCGAGCCAGAACACAACCGCACTACGGCTCAGCCCTCCCCTTGCAGGCCCGGAGAAGCGAGGGCCACCGAAAGCCCGGGTGCCTCACCAGGAGGCGAGTCTGGTCCTGAACTTGAGAGCGAACATCACGGTACACATGAAAATGACGGAGATCAGAGGAGCGACGAGCGAAAAGAGCCAGTACGGCACCCGCATCACCACAGGCATCTTGGGGAGCATCAGGAGCCGGAGGGAGCAGGACTGCAGCCATCTGCCGACCCCCCGGACGCCCAGAGCGGGAGGCCCAAGAAGCCCAACAAGAACAAAGGGCCTCGCACCAAAGCCAGGGGCCTCGGGAGTCAGGAACACGACCACAAACAAAGACAACAGCATGACCCCAAACATAACCCAGACCAAGCTCATGACCACGAGCATGATCACGAACCCAGCCAAGACAGAGACCACATCCAAGACCATAACCACGACCACAGCCATGAACCTAGCCAAGACAGAGACCACATCCAAGACCATAATCATGACCATGACCAAGGCCAAGACAGTCGCCATGACCGTGATGAAGATCACGATCATGTCCACCGGCATAACAAGCGCCACCTTAGCAAGCGGTCAGCCCCTGTCAGGAACATTGAGGCCATCCATAATGAAGACGTCACACACCAGCATGAAGAG tgtCTCAACCTCACACAGCTCCTGTACTACTACGGCCTGAGCCCGGACGCGCTCATCTCCCCTACCCAGTTCTCCTACCTGTGCCCGGCGCTGCTCTACCAGATTGACAGCCGTGTCTGTATCAGGCACTACCACCAGGTGGAGCTCCAGCCCTCGGCCCTGCAGCCGACCCACTCAG TGTGGACATGGGTCTGGGGCTTTGTCTCTATCACCATCATCAGCCTTCTCTCTCTGCTGGGTGTGCTCCTGGTGCCCATCATCAACCAATCCTGCTTCAAGTTCCTGCTCACCTTCCTGGTGGCGCTGGCGGTGGGCACCCTGAGCGGCGACGCACTGCTCCACCTGCTGCCACAT TCCCAGGGGGAGCACGACCACGACCAcagcggggagggggagggggaggaggaggccgACCTCGCTACCAAGTTCGACGGGGTGTGGAAAGGTCTCACCGCACTGGCCGGGATCTACCTTCTCTTCATCATTGAGCACTGCATCGGCATGTTCAAGCACTACAGGGACCAGCAG CAGAGCTGGTGCAGCTCCAGCAGGAAGTTGGAGGAGGCCAACATTGGGCGAAAGCTGTCAGACCATCAGATGAACCGGCGCTCCGATGTGGAGTTGATGCACCTGAAGCCGCTGCCTGCTGCCG GGGCTGACAGCTCTGCATCATCACTGGGGGACCCGCAGAGCAATCCCAAGACCTCCAGCCCCCAGGAGGAGGAGTCTTCTGTCCGCGAGAGCACCAAGAAGGCCAAGGTTAAGATGCATGGCCACGCCCATGGCCATGGCCACGCCCACGGCCACGCCCACCACTGCCACTCAGACCAGGAAATGAAGGATGCTGGCATAGCGAGCATCGCCTGGATGGTCATCATGGGTGATGGCATGCACAACTTCAGCGACGGGCTGGCCATAG GGGCTGCATTCAGCGCAAATGTGACCGGGGGCATCAGCACTTCCGTGGCTGTGTTCTGCCATGAGCTGCCTCACGAGCTGG GGGACTTCGCTGTGCTGCTGAAGGCCGGCATGTCCGTGAAGCAGGCCATCGTCTACAACCTGCTCTCGGCCCTCATGGCCTACGTGGGCATGCTGATCGGCACGGCCGTCGGCCAGTACACCCATAATGTCACCAGCTGGATCTTTGCCATCACCGCTGGGATGTTCCTGTATGTGGCTCTGGTGGACATG CTCCCAGAGATGCTACATGGCGACAGCGAGGACTACAAGCGCTGCCAGATGGGCCACTTCCTGCTGCAGAACCTGGGCATGTTGAGTGGCTTTGCCATCATGCTGCTCATCGCCATATTTGAAGAGCGCATCGTGCTGGACTTCGACCTCTAG